A segment of the Gemmatimonadota bacterium genome:
TTCGGGGATGGTGCCGACTGAATGGAGTTGGAACAGGTCGAAGTTTTCGACGTTTAGTCGCTTCATCATTTGTTCCACGTCCCGCCAAGCTTCGTCGCGCGTGCGATCGGTTGTTTTTGCGCCGAGGAATACGTCGTCCCGTATGTCGGGCATCCACGGGGCTACGCGTTCCATCGCGTGTCCATAGCTCGGTGCTATGTCGATGTGGTTTACGCCGTGGTCGAGGATGAGTTGTATGGCGCGGTCTGCTTCGTCTTGATCTACATATCCAACCGAGAATGTGCCAAAGGTCGCTACTGTACTCCGATGGCCAGTGCGGCCAAGGGTTCGTTTTTGCATGGATTATCCTTTCTGATAAATATCAATTCGTTAATTTCCTTCAAGCTCTGCCGCGAGTTGCGCCAACCACGCATCCACGTCCGCGGGAATATCCAGCGGTCGTCTGACCATATTTATCTGCGGATATCCGCCCGCCTCCTGCTGGCTATCTATCATCCGACCTTTGCGTTCGAGAAACTCGCGTATAATACGCTGATCAATTCCATCGCGATCCTTCGGACGCGCACCCGCGCTTTGTACTACATGTTCTAAAACCGCTGATGCGGGTAATGGAGTGATGTTGCCCCAGATGGGCTTCTCTTCCAAAATGCGGATATTGCCCGAGGTCAAAGGCACATTAGTTCCTGTTCTATCCAGCGCGATATTATCCTCGAGATAGGCATCGCCCTTTGAGGATACCAGTGCCAATCCCGACCGGGTATTTCCACCGTGAATCATCACGTTGCCCACCACGCTCACGCGCGCATTTTGCGGAACGAGATTGGTATCGCTAAATTCAGCATCTGAAAAACTCAGTTGAATCGCCCGAGTCCCCGGGTTGTAGATCAAATTGTTCACGATCACCCCGGTTGTAAATGCCTTGAAATACGGGTTGCGATTTGCATTGTGGGCATACAAATTGCCGATGATGGCGATTTCTCGACAGAAGTCGTGAATCAGCGATCCCATGGAGTGCGGACCTTTGCTGTGGGATGCATCATTCAGGCATTCGGCGATAATGCAATTGACAAATGCGATGCGACGAGAAGTCGCATCTGGTCCCTCGGTATTTGGACCAGATGCGCTCAAATTTTCATCTACTGCCCATGAAATAGAACAGTGATTGATCAACACATTGTACGCATCACTACCCGCTGTGGAGATGCCATCTGGCTCCCATCCACTTCTTTTTGCTTCGCCCGCATCACCTGGGCGTACCCGAATATGCTGTAAAATTACATCGTGTGTCTGTATGAAAATTGCACCGCGAATGATGGTAATGCCCGGACTCGGTGCGGTTTGTCCAGCCACTGTCACAAATGGCTCGCGAATGTTCAACCGCGTTTTGTTCAGATCAATTACCCCTCCCACTTCGAATACCACAATACGCGAGCCCGATGCAGATAGCGCCGCATTCAGTGATCCCTGTCCACTCGCCAATAGATTTGTCACCCGAATGACCCTGCCCCCGCGTCCTCCAGGCGTGTTCATCCCGAAATCGCTGGTCTGATTTTCCGTAATATCAAAGCGGTGTGTATCCAGACCGCTATCCGTGGGATTATCTCCATTTTCTGGTTCTGTGGGTTTATTTCCACCACACGCGATAAGCGCGATAAATGCATATAGCGCGATTTTTTGGATTAAATTCATAACGCGATTCCCCTCACGGGTAATCTTTATTGTCTCAACGCCAGCGTTCTTCAAAAACTGAGATCGCGGTTTGCGCTGCCAACATAGATGTTTGCACGCGCTCCTGATAACCGCCCTGCATGGTCATTCCCGTCTCAATTGTAAATGACGGACCGTATTGATGCGCTCCGTAATCGGCCAGATTCAGGCCCTCTCCCCGCTCCTGGGCGATCAACCAGAATACGCCGCGTTCTCCTATCTCAAAAAACGATCCGGGCGAATAACCTTCTGGCGCGAGTTTGGCTCCGGAATCGGCAACTGCCCGAATTATTGCATCTGCCATCCGCTTTTCCCATATTTCATCATCCTCATTGCGCTGGTGGCGGGCAGAGAACCAGAAGCCATCTCCTCCGTATTCGTGCAGGTCCAGTGTCAGTCCAGGTTGAATTTTAGCCATCAAATTGCGCGTGCAACGCGGTTCCACTGGCGACCACGCCGTATCGTGAAAGCGATTGATGTGCAATACTTCGCCTTCTGGGCTTACAATCAGGGTATATGCTCTCTGGCAGAGGGCAGTGCCTTCAATGCCTTCGGCACGCGATGGAAAGAAAATGCGCCGTCCAAAGAGCGGTTTTAGAAAATCGACCCCTGTTTCGAATTTTCCAAAAATTCCCTCAGTCGAATACCCGTATTCGCCTATAATTGCGATTATTGTTTCACCTTCTTCGTAGAGTACCACGCCGTGTGCTCGTAGAATTTTCTCGACATCTTCTACGGAGTTTAACTCCGGCTCTTCGCCGAGGCTCAAGCTCAGCGCGTACGCGTATCCGTTCATTCCCATTGGATCGCGGGTGGGTATCACATAGACCTGATGCTCTGTGTCGAGTGCGTCCATAAGTCCCATTGCTGCTCCGACCCCGGCCTGTTCTGTTGAATGGCTACCCGCACTGATAAAAATAGCCGGTGTTTTTTCTCCTCCAGTTCTGATACATACCAGCGGCGATCCATCCGGCGTATGTCCGAGTACCTGGGATGGATAGCCTTTCTGTTCAATTCGCTGCAGGAGATCTGTATATCGATCAAAGATCTGCATGTGAAATCCCTCTCTATTTTAAGGCGCAACATGCGCCCAGGCAGAATTTAAGATTCTGACTTTGTCGCAAGTAATCGCGGGATAGTCCCGCACGGTAATCGCGTTTTCTGTGGCCGATGCAATTTCAAAACCGGTCTGAGGTGACTCTCCAGCGAGTAAATAAGAGCCTATGACTGCCTGTGGGTTTTGCAATGGTTTTTCGAGATGAAATACACTTTCCTCCACCGACTGGACTTTCAGAGTGGTGCTCGCCTCTGTGAGTGAAATTTTCAGATTGCCATATGTCAATACTGTGCCGTTCAGCAAATAGCCTTGCACGCCTTGATCATTTACCGATACAAACGCAAATTGCGCGGCAGCGGTTACGGGACCGAATTGTCGCTCTTGTTGGTCTTTCGTCGAAATAATATAATCGGTGCGGTCCAATAGTTTTACTTCAATTGCGAGAACGCCGATGTCTGGCTCATCTGCGAGCAACCGCGCGCTGAGTAGTGGAGAAGCTCCGGTTTTGTAGGGCGCAATTACAGCGGCGTACTGGCTTGCAAGTGTATCATTGCCATCCTCGGCGCGGTTTTCTGCGAAAATTTGTCTGATCGATGGTTTTTCCAGTTCCTCAGGTGTTCCAACCCGCCAGCCGGGCGCATCTGCAAGAATAATGCGGTCTGGTACATTTAACAACATCAGATCCAGATTCACATTCCGAAATTGCCACGTAAATGTGGTCGGTCCCTGGGGCGCGATTGCCTGCGGATTTTCGAGCCACATATCCCAGGTGTCTCCTAAAACTACTGTCTGTGGCGATGGCGTTGCCGGGTTCATGCCTATTGGTGAGCCATTGCAGTGAAAATTGTATTGATGGACTCGACCGCCTTTGACCCTGAAAAGATCCACACTATAGGTTTGTCCTTCCGGCGTTGTCACCATCGCGCAGGTGCGTCGATATTCCTGACACTGGGGGTACACATTCACGCCCGAGGCCTGTACGACTTCAATGCCGGGTGCTGTGCCAAATAACTCCAGGTTGGAACCGCAAGCCCCGTTGTTCTGCTCTTCTTCATCGACTACCACCAGGTTGTGCGATAGACTGCTTTTTACCCAAACTTGTCCGCTGCGGCCGTCTGGGAGTTGCTGGCTACTGCCGGAAAAATAACCGCGATCCGAGGCGAGTTCCTCCCCATAAGCGTAATAGCTCAGGCTCAAGATATCTTGCTGCCGGTGACTGGTTTGCAAGGTCCACTGGTGCTCATTGCCGTTTAAATAAAGCGCGGTGTCATCTCGACCGCCGCGCAAGACGCCAACATGCCAGCCGGGGAACCACTCGGTATGCAGGGGTAGTGCCGTTGACTCTGATTGCAGATCATGAGGACGGTACCACAGCGCGTACTCTCCGCCTTTTTCGGATAAAGATACTCCCTGAACGAGTTCCAGTAAGCCAGCGTGCGCGCTACCGAGACGCGCGGCGAGAATTTCAGCGGAGAGAAGGT
Coding sequences within it:
- a CDS encoding right-handed parallel beta-helix repeat-containing protein, with protein sequence MNTPGGRGGRVIRVTNLLASGQGSLNAALSASGSRIVVFEVGGVIDLNKTRLNIREPFVTVAGQTAPSPGITIIRGAIFIQTHDVILQHIRVRPGDAGEAKRSGWEPDGISTAGSDAYNVLINHCSISWAVDENLSASGPNTEGPDATSRRIAFVNCIIAECLNDASHSKGPHSMGSLIHDFCREIAIIGNLYAHNANRNPYFKAFTTGVIVNNLIYNPGTRAIQLSFSDAEFSDTNLVPQNARVSVVGNVMIHGGNTRSGLALVSSKGDAYLEDNIALDRTGTNVPLTSGNIRILEEKPIWGNITPLPASAVLEHVVQSAGARPKDRDGIDQRIIREFLERKGRMIDSQQEAGGYPQINMVRRPLDIPADVDAWLAQLAAELEGN
- a CDS encoding M14 family metallocarboxypeptidase, with product MQIFDRYTDLLQRIEQKGYPSQVLGHTPDGSPLVCIRTGGEKTPAIFISAGSHSTEQAGVGAAMGLMDALDTEHQVYVIPTRDPMGMNGYAYALSLSLGEEPELNSVEDVEKILRAHGVVLYEEGETIIAIIGEYGYSTEGIFGKFETGVDFLKPLFGRRIFFPSRAEGIEGTALCQRAYTLIVSPEGEVLHINRFHDTAWSPVEPRCTRNLMAKIQPGLTLDLHEYGGDGFWFSARHQRNEDDEIWEKRMADAIIRAVADSGAKLAPEGYSPGSFFEIGERGVFWLIAQERGEGLNLADYGAHQYGPSFTIETGMTMQGGYQERVQTSMLAAQTAISVFEERWR